One Saccharomyces eubayanus strain FM1318 chromosome XVI, whole genome shotgun sequence DNA segment encodes these proteins:
- the CBP3 gene encoding Cbp3p, translated as MCDSGKILCQQQQTFSPDQYLAMSINRLTSSRLPSLLTKATFSYPRAYLHETTVFLQNKGATQDSPELLAKSSHLNSDPLDGSNKAPVKSTQTKLPLAHSKYESSKYELPRWKEALGELVIRTFRLDMDRVRAGPVAGSYYYTLCKNQGLQYEDEPLSETAKYFYEDLKLPRTFSQWFQITALHEWMLFVRMRAMPFKYGRNYQQKLVDRTFSDIELRLFEEMKVNSGRIADQYLKDFNSQFRGAVFAYDEGFATDDPTLATAVWRNLFGGRKDIDMLHLESVVGYIHSQLYVLSRLSDREFATGKFKFVPPGVKVEKLTPQQEEDLKAKTIAKYEAQDKDPNTLPSERSKLSYTN; from the coding sequence ATGTGTGATTCTGGAAAAATACTATGTCAGCAGCAGCAAACATTTTCACCGGATCAATATTTGGCTATGTCAATTAATAGGTTAACTTCAAGCCGACTCCCAAGCCTCCTAACAAAGGCTACTTTTTCTTACCCAAGAGCCTATTTGCATGAGACGACggtttttttgcaaaataaAGGAGCTACCCAAGATTCACCAGAACTTTTAGCAAAGAGTTCACATCTGAACTCAGATCCGTTGGATGGAAGCAATAAAGCACCTGTAAAAAGCACGCAAACAAAATTACCTTTAGCTCATAGCAAGTATGAGTCGTCGAAGTACGAACTTCCCAGATGGAAAGAAGCGCTGGGTGAGCTGGTAATTCGTACGTTTCGTCTAGATATGGATAGGGTCAGAGCAGGACCTGTTGCTGGGTCTTACTATTATACACTTTGTAAAAATCAAGGTTTACAATATGAAGACGAACCGCTATCAGAGACTGCTAAGTATTTTTATGAGGATTTAAAGCTACCTCGTACTTTTTCACAATGGTTTCAAATTACTGCATTGCACGAGTGGATGCTTTTTGTACGTATGAGAGCTATGCCCTTCAAATACGGCAGAAACTATCAACAAAAACTAGTGGACAGAACATTCTCTGATATTGAACTAAGGTTATTCGAAGAAATGAAAGTCAATTCTGGTAGAATTGCTGACCAATACTTGAAAGACTTTAATTCACAGTTTAGAGGCGCGGTGTTTGCGTATGACGAGGGCTTTGCTACAGATGATCCCACGCTTGCTACAGCAGTTTGGAGAAATCTATTCGGTGGCAGAAAAGATATTGATATGCTACACTTAGAATCTGTTGTGGGGTACATTCACTCCCAACTATACGTTTTGAGTAGGCTATCGGATAGAGAATTTGCTACAGgtaaattcaaatttgttCCTCCTGGGGTAAAAGTAGAAAAGCTAACACCacaacaagaagaggaTTTGAAGGCAAAAACCATTGCAAAATATGAGGCTCAAGATAAAGACCCCAACACTTTACCAAGTGAAAGAAGTAAACTGTCGTACACAAATTAG
- the LEA1 gene encoding U2 snRNP complex subunit LEA1, which yields MKFTPSIVLDAPQYYVDHFNGKYNVDKCVILRDLQLESDTESMPSSLKHLTKPTHILDLTNNELLTIPDLSSRNDIHTLLLARNNIVDVDGRLLPMNLQNLTLSNNGLRRFEELQFLRRAPKTLKTLTLLGNQVCHLANYREQVLRLVPHLETLDFQNVTTEERKAVLKLSGKVDATTPRAIDATTKDNESRDKTMEIMNLVVSKMTVERRDELKKQLAEATSLEEIARLERLLSGGV from the coding sequence ATGAAGTTCACCCCAAGCATAGTTCTTGATGCTCCGCAATATTACGTTGACCATTTTAATGGCAAGTACAACGTCGATAAATGTGTTATTTTAAGAGATCTGCAGCTAGAATCTGACACAGAATCCATGCCATCTAGCCTGAAACACCTCACCAAGCCAACACACATCCTGGATTTGACAAATAATGAACTTCTCACAATTCCGGATCTATCGAGCAGAAATGATATACACACATTGCTGTTGGCTCGGAACAATATAGTGGATGTAGATGGTCGACTGTTGCCAATGAACTTGCAAAACCTCACGTTGTCAAATAATGGCTTAAGAAGGTTTGAAGAACTTCAGTTTTTACGCAGAGCGCCCAAGACACTGAAAACTTTGACTTTATTAGGAAACCAAGTTTGCCATTTGGCCAACTATAGAGAGCAAGTACTCCGATTAGTACCGCATCTAGAAACTTTagatttccaaaatgtGACaactgaagaaagaaaggctGTTTTGAAGCTTTCAGGAAAGGTGGATGCCACGACACCAAGGGCGATCGATGCTACAACAAAAGACAATGAATCCAGAGATAAGACGATGGAAATCATGAATTTGGTGGTGAGCAAGATGACGGTGGAGAGAAGAGAcgaattgaaaaagcagCTGGCAGAAGCCACCTCgttggaagaaattgccCGGTTGGAAAGACTACTTTCCGGTGGCGTTTAA
- the PCL8 gene encoding Pcl8p produces MTNEEGLNKSLINDVLARSMSEFDDDDDEDENDSDMCRGNDEGEDVFDLPLKLGISQSRNFSEVNGVLDPLSSLHGPSKRVRFEKRRQQQQQQQQQQQQQQHNNDFNIDPSLKSPSGKKLDVEQLIQSASEFNDYLANNIDKVNSFNSELLGSSGKLPGKAKSDTATQGTGRLDSMSNFALSDTELDNDDDDYLLDPLANGSSSTPTVDRHGYSLLDDALSTSDKEKIYTNKINSNSQVDTDDRTHESGNTTSDNEENTNESSEVIDYTKFDSFPYPPSLVPNEEPPDLKVLSIESEQENEKELRRISLLLDHYESIKKLPDLSDDEALSRFRENIDLILQLSKRIDENANTLAISSEDPQKFVNFTMKNPPSLSFKDFIDRIQNKCMFGAIVYLGATYLLQLVFLTRDDLNGPIKLKAKLQEDQTHRIIISTIRIATKLLEDFVHSQNYICKVFGISKRLLTKLEISFLASVNFDGLMITCEKLEKTSHILEDTRQALGNS; encoded by the coding sequence ATGACTAATGAGGAAGGCCTTAACAAGTCTCTCATTAATGACGTTTTAGCCCGCAGTATGTCAGAAttcgatgatgatgacgatgaagatgaaaacgaTAGTGACATGTGTAGAGGTAATGACGAAGGGGAGGATGTCTTTGACCTGCCGCTCAAGTTGGGCATCTCACAAAGCAGAAATTTCTCTGAAGTAAATGGTGTGTTGGATCCGTTATCCAGTTTGCATGGTCCATCCAAGAGGGtgagatttgaaaaacgaaggcagcagcagcagcagcagcagcaacaacagcaacaacagcaacatAATAACGACTTTAATATCGATCCGAGCTTGAAGAGTCCGTCCGGTAAAAAACTGGATGTGGAACAGCTGATACAGTCCGCCAGCGAATTCAACGATTATCTTGCTAATAACATTGACAAAGTAAATAGCTTCAATTCCGAACTTTTAGGCAGCAGTGGTAAACTGCCTGGGAAAGCCAAAAGTGACACAGCAACTCAGGGCACTGGCCGTTTAGATTCTATGTCGAACTTTGCTCTTAGCGACACAGAGCTGGacaatgatgacgacgattATCTGCTAGATCCCTTAGCAAATGGCAGTTCTAGTACTCCGACCGTGGACCGCCATGGTTACAGTTTATTAGATGATGCTCTGTCTACTTCTGATAaggagaaaatatatacgaACAAGATCAATTCTAATAGTCAAGTAGATACTGATGACCGCACTCACGAGAGTGGAAACACGACCAGTGATAACGAAGAGAATACCAATGAGTCATCTGAGGTCATAGATTACACAAAGTTCGATTCTTTCCCCTACCCTCCATCGCTTGTCCCCAATGAAGAGCCGCCGGATTTGAAAGTACTGAGCATCGAGTCTGAACaggaaaacgaaaaagagCTACGACGAATATCTTTACTCTTGGATCACTACGaatcaataaagaaattaccAGATCTATCGGACGATGAAGCTTTATCGAGATTCCGTGAGAACATTGATTTAATTTTGCAGCTGTCCAAGAGAATCGATGAAAACGCAAACACTTTAGCCATTTCCTCCGAAGATCctcaaaaatttgttaattttACAATGAAAAACCCACCTTCATTATCattcaaagatttcattGATAGAATTCAGAATAAATGCATGTTTGGCGCCATAGTCTACCTCGGTGCCACCTATTTACTTCAATTAGTCTTTCTGACTAGAGACGACCTAAACGGCCCTATCAAGCTAAAGGCCAAACTACAAGAGGACCAAACACATAGGATCATCATATCCACAATACGTATTGCCACCAAATTATTAGAAGATTTTGTTCATTCTCAAAATTACATCTGCAAAGTTTTCGGAATATCCAAAAGGCTGCTAACTAAACtggaaatttcatttttggcAAGTGTGAACTTCGATGGGTTAATGATCACTTGCgagaaattggaaaaaacaTCGCACATCCTCGAAGACACAAGACAGGCATTGGGAAATTCATGA
- the THI6 gene encoding bifunctional hydroxyethylthiazole kinase/thiamine-phosphate diphosphorylase has protein sequence MVFAKEDVNYSLYLVTDSTMLPPGTTLCSQVEAGLKNGVTLVQIREKDTETGSFIEEALDVQKICKKYNVPLIINDRIDVAMAIDADGVHVGQQDMPIPMVRKLLGPSKIIGWSVGKPSEVETLAKWGPDMVDYIGVGTLFPTLTKKNPKKSPMGPQGAIAVLDALEEYKASWCRTVGIGGLHPDNIQRVISQCVATNGKRSLDGISLVSDIMAAPDACAATVRLREMIDRTKYQFVDCELNESFPTAVSIKNVISQVSSNRPLVQHVTNKVHQNFGANVTLALGSSPIMSEIQSEVSELARIPNASLLLNTGSVAPIEMLKAAINAYNEVNRPITFDPVGYSATETRLCLNNTLLTYGQFACIKGNSSEILSLAKLNNDKMKGVDAGSGKNDDALLARATQIVAFKYKTIAVCTGEHDFIADGTFGGECKLSSGTAGVTAEGLPCVMIENGSIPIMGDITASGCSLGSTIASFVGGLDPTGNLFDAVVGAVLLYKTAGKLASTRCQGSGSFHVQLIDALYQLFHENKPEKWSASLKKFN, from the coding sequence atgGTGTTTGCTAAAGAAGATGTTAATTATTCATTATATCTGGTGACCGATTCGACCATGCTTCCACCCGGGACGACCTTGTGTTCTCAGGTAGAAGCTGGCTTGAAGAATGGTGTGACGCTAGTTCAAATCCGCGAGAAGGATACTGAGACAGGGAGTTTCATTGAGGAGGCTTTGGACGTTCAAAAGATATGTAAGAAATACAATGTTCCCTTAATTATCAATGATCGTATAGATGTTGCCATGGCAATTGATGCCGATGGTGTGCACGTAGGCCAGCAAGACATGCCAATCCCAATGGTTAGAAAACTTTTAGGCCCTTCCAAGATAATTGGTTGGAGTGTCGGAAAGCCCTCTGAGGTAGAGACATTGGCTAAATGGGGGCCAGATATGGTAGATTATATTGGTGTTGGTACTCTCTTCCCAACTttgacaaagaaaaacccCAAGAAGTCCCCAATGGGACCTCAAGGAGCAATCGCTGTTTTGGATGCCTTGGAGGAATATAAGGCTTCATGGTGTAGAACTGTTGGCATTGGTGGCCTTCACCCTGACAATATCCAACGTGTTATTAGCCAATGTGTTGCCACTAATGGGAAGAGATCATTGGATGGTATCTCGCTGGTTAGTGATATCATGGCTGCGCCTGATGCTTGTGCGGCTACTGTAAGATTGAGAGAGATGATAGACAGGACTAAGTACCAATTCGTTGATTGCGAATTAAACGAATCATTTCCTACCGCAGTTTCTATTAAAAATGTCATCTCTCAAGTCTCAAGCAACCGCCCACTGGTGCAGCACGTCACCAACAAGGTACATCAAAACTTTGGTGCCAACGTCACTCTAGCTCTAGGCTCATCTCCAATTATGTCTGAAATCCAAAGCGAAGTATCTGAATTAGCAAGAATTCCAAATGCTTCTCTACTATTAAACACTGGATCAGTGGCTCCCATAGAAATGTTGAAGGCAGCAATCAATGCTTATAATGAAGTAAACAGACCTATAACCTTTGATCCAGTTGGATACAGTGCCACTGAAACAAGACTCTGCTTAAATAACACTCTGCTTACTTATGGCCAGTTTGCCTGTATTAAGGGAAATAGCAGTGAAATACTATCCCTGGCCAAACTAAACAATGATAAAATGAAAGGTGTTGACGCCGGCAGTGGGAAAAACGATGATGCATTACTCGCACGCGCGACTCAAATCGTGGCATTCAAATACAAGACTATTGCTGTCTGCACTGGTGAACATGATTTTATTGCTGATGGTACTTTTGGGGGTGAATGCAAGCTTTCTTCAGGTACAGCAGGGGTTACTGCTGAAGGTCTCCCATGTGTAATGATTGAAAATGGTTCGATCCCCATTATGGGTGATATAACCGCAAGTGGATGCTCACTTGGTTCTACCATTGCTTCTTTCGTTGGTGGGTTAGATCCTACCGGAAATCTGTTTGATGCAGTCGTCGGTGCTGTTCTATTGTACAAGACAGCTGGTAAACTAGCTTCTACTCGTTGCCAAGGAAGTGGTTCGTTCCACGTTCAGTTGATTGACGCATTGTACCAATTATTCCACGAAAACAAACCAGAAAAATGGTCTGCttctttaaagaaattcaatTAA
- the RPL1A gene encoding 60S ribosomal protein uL1, translated as MSKITSSQVREHVKELLKYSNETKKRNFLETVELQVGLKNYDPQRDKRFSGSLKLPICPRPNMSLCIFGDAFDVDRAKSCGVDAMSVDDLKKLNKNKKLIKKLSKKYNAFIASEVLIKQVPRLLGPQLSKAGKFPTPVSHNDDLYSKVTDVRSTIKFQLKKVLCLAVAVGNVEMEEDVLANQILMSVNFLVSLLKKNWQNVGSLVVKSSMGPAFRLY; from the coding sequence ATGTCTAAGATTACTTCTTCTCAAGTCAGAGAACACGTCAAGGAATTGTTGAAGTACTCCAACgaaaccaagaagagaaacttCTTGGAAACCGTCGAATTGCAAGTCGGTTTGAAGAACTATGACCCTCAAAGAGATAAGCGTTTCTCTggttctttgaaattgccAATCTGTCCAAGACCAAACATGTCTCTTTGTATCTTCGGTGATGCTTTCGATGTTGACAGAGCTAAGTCCTGTGGTGTCGACGCCATGTCCGTTGATgacttgaagaagttgaacaagaacaagaagttGATCAAGAAGTTGTCCAAGAAGTACAACGCTTTCATCGCTTCCGAAGTCTTGATCAAGCAAGTTCCAAGATTATTGGGTCCTCAATTGTCTAAGGCTGGTAAGTTCCCAACCCCAGTTTCTCACAACGATGACTTGTACAGTAAGGTCACCGATGTCAGATCTACCATCAAGTtccaattgaagaaggttTTGTGTTTGGCTGTTGCCGTCGGTAACGTCGAAatggaagaagatgttTTGGCTAACCAAATTTTGATGTCCGTTAACTTCTTGGTCtctttgttgaagaagaactggCAAAATGTTGGCTCCTTGGTCGTTAAGTCCTCCATGGGTCCAGCTTTCAGATTGTACTAA
- the PUS1 gene encoding pseudouridine synthase PUS1 yields MSEENLRPSYDDDQVNEDVYKRGAQSKLTKARKADFDDNSTEEKENKKVNKKDKRSKTDDRHVDKRPKSGPRLDENGNPLPKEPRLPKRKVAVMVGYCGTGYHGMQYNPPNPTIEAALFKGFVDAGAISRDNSNDLKKNGFMRAARTDKGVHAGGNLISLKMIIEDPEIKQKINDNLPEGIRVWDIERVNKAFDCRKMCSSRWYEYLLPTYSLIGPKPSSILYRDIEESKIELPGVLDEDLESKEFWEEFKKDADEKFTPEEIEAILAYVPPARDEFDLNEKLYQKVKKYKQLENTHRRKYRISDAKLAKFRAATEQYLGAHNFHNFTLGKDFKEPSAIRFMKEITVSDPFVIGEAQTEWVSIKIHGQSFMLHQIRKMISMATLITRCGCPVERISQAYGQQKINVPKAPALGLLLEAPVFEGYNKRLEQFGYKAIDFSKYKEEVDKFKMKNIYDKIYKEEVDENVFNAFFSYIDSFNKVTGAQGEETAEKSGVAVQRSIFEFLTARGIPGLVDAPESNKKIKQRKRMEEKEAESKVAESSNATETEVAESSNATETEVAASSNATETEVAASPIAAEIKEQKVQKSAAN; encoded by the coding sequence ATGTCGGAAGAGAATTTGAGACCTAGCTACGATGATGATCAAGTGAACGAGGATGTCTACAAAAGGGGCGCTCAAAGTAAGTTGACCAAGGCTCGTAAGGCAGACTTTGATGATAATAGCAcagaggaaaaggaaaataaaaaggtcaacaaaaaagacaagagATCAAAAACTGATGACAGACATGTGGATAAAAGGCCAAAGAGCGGTCCACGTTTGGATGAAAATGGCAATCCGCTTCCCAAGGAGCCTCgtcttccaaaaagaaaagtggCTGTTATGGTTGGGTACTGTGGTACTGGTTACCACGGTATGCAATATAACCCACCAAATCCAACAATTGAGGCCGCTCTTTTCAAGGGATTTGTCGATGCAGGTGCTATCTCTAGGGACAACTCcaatgatttgaagaagaatgggTTCATGAGAGCTGCTAGAACTGATAAAGGTGTTCATGCAGGTGGtaatttgatttcattgaagatgattATTGAAGATCCAGAGATcaagcaaaaaatcaatgataaTTTGCCTGAAGGTATTAGAGTGTGGGATATCGAAAGAGTGAACAAAGCATTTGACTGTAGAAAAATGTGCAGTTCCCGTTGGTATGAATATTTATTACCTACGTATTCACTTATTGGCCCCAAGCCCAGTTCTATTCTTTACAGGGACATTGAAGAAAGTAAAATCGAACTACCCGGTGTGTTAGATGAGGACTTAGAATCCAAGGAATTCTGGGAAGAATTTAAGAAGGATGCGGACGAAAAATTCACTCCGGAAGAAATCGAGGCCATACTGGCATATGTTCCACCAGCTAGGGATGAATTCGATCTTAACGAAAAACTGTATCagaaagtgaaaaagtATAAGCAATTAGAAAACACTCACCGTAGAAAATATCGTATATCCGACGCAAAACTGGCCAAATTCCGTGCTGCCACGGAGCAATACCTTGGTGCACACAATTTTCATAATTTCACATTAGGCAAAGATTTTAAAGAGCCAAGCGCCATTAGATTCATGAAGGAAATAACGGTATCCGATCCGTTTGTCATTGGTGAAGCTCAAACTGAATGGGTTTCCATCAAGATTCACGGCCAGTCTTTCATGCTACATCAAATTCGTAAAATGATCTCAATGGCCACGCTAATCACCCGTTGCGGTTGTCCCGTCGAGCGTATTAGTCAAGCTTATGGTCAACAAAAGATCAATGTGCCTAAGGCGCCTGCTTTGGGGCTATTGTTGGAAGCTCCTGTTTTTGAAGGCTACAACAAAAGACTAGAGCAATTTGGTTACAAGGcaattgatttttctaaatacaaagaagaagtggacaagttcaaaatgaaaaacatTTACGACAAGATTTATAAGGAAGAAGTGGATGAAAATGTTTTCAACGCGTTCTTTAGTTATATTGATAGTTTCAACAAAGTTACTGGAGCACAAGGGGAAGAAACTGCTGAAAAATCTGGAGTCGCCGTACAAAGGAGCATATTTGAGTTTTTAACTGCTAGAGGTATCCCAGGTCTTGTTGATGCACCCGAaagcaacaagaaaattaagcaaagaaaaagaatggaagagaaagaagctGAGAGTAAAGTTGCAGAAAGTTCCAATGCCACTGAGACTGAAGTTGCAGAAAGTTCCAATGCCACTGAGACTGAAGTTGCAGCAAGTTCCAATGCCACTGAGACTGAAGTTGCAGCAAGTCCTATTGCCGCTGAGattaaagaacaaaaggtACAGAAATCTGCAGCTAACTGA
- the BMS1 gene encoding GTPase BMS1, giving the protein MEQSNKQHRKAKEKNTAKKKLHTQGHNAKAFAVAAPGKMARTMLRSSDVNERKLHVPMIDRTPDDDPPPFIVAVVGPPGTGKTTLIKSLVRRMTKSTLNDIQGPITVVSGKHRRLTFLECPADDLNAMIDIAKIADLVLLLIDGNFGFEMETMEFLNIAQHHGMPRVLGVATHLDLFKSQSTLRASKKRLKHRFWTEVYQGAKLFYLSGVMNGRYPDREILNLSRFISVMKFRPLKWRNEHPYMLADRFTDLTHPELLETQGQQIDRKVALYGYLHGTPLPSAPGTRVHIAGVGDFSVAQVEKLPDPCPTPFYQQKLDDFEREKMKEEAKANGEVTTGSTTRRRKRLDDKDKLIYAPMSDVGGVLMDKDAVYIDIGKKNEEPSFVPGQERGEGEKLMTGLQGVEQSIAEKFDGVGLQLFSNGTELHEVNEDEDLDVEDEEISEEDERKSKGRTTLRQPKIYGKSVQDEDADIDNLPSDEENYANDDDVEGSAPRMVEIDFNDADKQDSEKLALETDSEFEESEDESSWERNAANKLKRTESKNRTWNIGKLIYMDNISPEECIRRWRGEEDNGEYESDIEENVDDEFFKKTDGTVTKEIIKEDSIDLEKFAPYFDTFERLAKKWDNVDSIKARFLGAGIMGNEKAKKTSDGNDEEAYGDFEDLEDENGSESAEENGSEENEEEDGDDNSFTNFDAEEKKDLTMEQERELNATKKEKLRAQFEMEEGENFKEDDENNEYDTWYELQKAKISKQLEINNMEYQEMTPEQRQKIEGFKAGSYVRIVFEKVPMEFITNFNPKFPVVMGGLLPTELKFGIIKARLRRHRWHKKILKTNDPLVLSLGWRRFQTLPVYTTSDSRTRTRMLKYTPEHTYCNAAFYGPLCSPNTPFCGVQIVANSDTRGGFRIAATGVVEEIDVNVEIVKKLKLVGFPYKVFKNTAFIKEMFSSAMEVARFEGAQIKTVSGIRGEIKRALSKPEGHFRASFEDKILMSDIVILRSWYPVHVKRFYNPVTSLLLKEKTEWKGVRLTGQIRAAMSLETPSNPDSAYQKIQRVERHFNGLKVPRAVQKDLPFKSQIHQMKPQKKKTYMAKRAVVLGGDEKKARSFMQKVLTISRAKDSKKKEQKADQRKERLKKLAKMEEEKAQKDKEKKKEYFAKNGKRTTMDGDDESRPRKMRR; this is encoded by the coding sequence ATGGAGCAGTCTAATAAACAGCATCGTAAAGcgaaagagaagaacacagccaagaagaagctgCATACACAGGGCCATAATGCAAAGGCATTTGCCGTTGCAGCTCCAGGTAAGATGGCAAGAACTATGCTAAGATCAAGCGATGTTAATGAAAGGAAACTGCATGTTCCCATGATTGATCGTACCCCAGATGACGATCCGCCTCCTTTTATTGTTGCTGTCGTAGGTCCACCAGGAACAGGTAAGACCACTTTAATCAAGTCCTTAGTGAGGAGAATGACAAAAAGTACTTTAAATGATATTCAGGGCCCCATTACTGTCGTTTCGGGTAAACATAGAAGGCTAACATTCTTGGAATGTCCTGCAGATGACTTGAATGCGATGATCGATATTGCCAAAATCGCAGATTTGGTTCTGTTGTTAATCGATGGTAATTTCGGTTTTGAAATGGAGACAATGGAATTTCTAAATATTGCTCAACACCATGGTATGCCAAGGGTTCTCGGTGTAGCTACTCATCTTGATCTGTTCAAATCCCAATCTACTTTAAGAGCttctaaaaaaagattaaaaCATAGATTTTGGACAGAAGTTTACCAAGGTGCAAAgttgttttatttatcCGGTGTCATGAACGGAAGATATCCTGATAGAGAAATTTTAAACCTTTCCAGATTTATCTCTGTTATGAAGTTTAGACCATTGAAATGGAGAAATGAACATCCTTATATGTTAGCTGATAGGTTCACAGACTTAACACATCCAGAGTTATTAGAGACCCAAGGACAGCAAATTGATCGTAAGGTCGCCCTTTATGGTTATTTGCATGGTACTCCTTTGCCATCTGCGCCAGGTACCAGAGTACATATTGCTGGTGTTGGTGATTTTTCAGTCGCACAGGTAGAAAAGTTACCAGATCCATGTCCAACACCTTTTTATCAGCAAAAATTAGACGATTTTGAACGTgaaaagatgaaagaagaagcaaaggCTAACGGAGAAGTCACCACGGGTTccacaacaagaagacgTAAAAGATTGGATGATAAAGACAAGTTGATATATGCACCAATGTCTGATGTCGGAGGTGTGTTAATGGATAAGGACGCTGTGTATATTGATATtgggaaaaagaatgaagaacCAAGTTTTGTCCCAGGTCAAGAAAGAGGTGAGggtgaaaaattaatgaCAGGTCTACAAGGTGTCGAGCAAAGCATTGCAGAAAAATTCGATGGTGTCGGTTTACAACTGTTCAGCAATGGTACTGAACTTCATGAAgtcaatgaagatgaagaccTAGACGTtgaggatgaagaaatcagtgaagaggatgaaagaaaaagcaaggGAAGAACTACTTTGAGACAACCAAAGATTTATGGTAAGTCAGTTCAGGACGAAGATGCAGACATCGATAATTTACCaagtgatgaagaaaactacgcaaatgatgatgacgtAGAAGGTTCTGCACCAAGAATGGTCGAAATTGATTTTAATGACGCTGATAAACAAGACTCGGAAAAACTAGCCTTGGAAACCGACTcagaatttgaagagagTGAAGATGAATCCTCTTGGGAAAGAAATGCAGCAAACAAGCTGAAAAGGAcagaaagtaaaaatagAACTTGGAATATCGGCAAGTTGATATACATGGATAACATTTCACCTGAAGAATGTATAAGAAGATGGAGAGGCGAGGAAGATAATGGCGAATACGAAAGTGACATTGAAGAGAATGTTGAcgatgaatttttcaaaaaaacagatGGAACTGTTACGaaagaaattattaaaGAAGACTCGattgatttggaaaagttcGCTCCCTACTTTGATACTTTCGAAAGGCTTGCTAAGAAATGGGACAATGTTGATTCCATAAAAGCTCGATTCCTCGGTGCTGGGATAATGGGCAACGAGaaggcaaagaaaacttCTGATGGAAACGACGAAGAAGCATATGGTGACTTTGAAGATTTAGAAGACGAAAACGGTTCTGAAAGtgcagaagaaaatggtagcgaagaaaatgaagaggaagacgGAGATGACAATTCATTTACCAACTTCGatgctgaagaaaaaaaggatttgactatggaacaagaaagagaacTAAACGCCacgaagaaagaaaaattacgTGCACAGTTTGAAATGGAGGAAGgtgaaaatttcaaagaagatgacgaaaataatgaatACGACACATGGTACGAATTACAAAAGGCCAAGATCTCCAAACAGTTAGAGATTAATAATATGGAATACCAAGAAATGACCCCGGAACAAcgtcaaaaaattgaggGTTTCAAAGCTGGCTCTTATGTGCGTATAGTCTTCGAAAAAGTCCCAATGGAGTTTATTACAAATTTCAATCCAAAGTTTCCCGTTGTTATGGGTGGTTTGCTACCAACTGAACTAAAATTCGGTATTATCAAAGCTAGATTGAGAAGACACCGTTGGCAtaaaaagattttgaagaccAACGATCCATTGGTCTTGTCTTTGGGTTGGAGAAGATTCCAAACCTTACCAGTTTACACGACGAGTGATTCTAGAACAAGAACGAGAATGTTGAAATATACGCCAGAACATACGTATTGTAATGCTGCTTTCTACGGTCCTTTGTGTTCTCCAAACACGCCATTCTGTGGTGTCCAAATAGTCGCCAACAGTGATACTAGAGGCGGTTTCAGAATCGCAGCAACAGgtgttgttgaagaaatagACGTGAACGTTGAAATTgtaaaaaaactgaaattAGTAGGGTTTCCTTacaaagttttcaaaaacacaGCTTTTATCAAGGAAATGTTCTCAAGTGCAATGGAAGTCGCTAGATTTGAAGGTGCACAAATTAAAACTGTCTCAGGTATCCGCGGTGAGATCAAGAGAGCTTTGTCAAAACCCGAAGGCCACTTTAGAGCCTCCtttgaagataaaattttgatgagTGATATTGTGATATTAAGATCTTGGTACCCTGTTCATGTTAAGCGATTCTATAACCCAGTTACTTCTCTGTTATTGAAGGAGAAAACTGAATGGAAAGGTGTACGATTAACCGGTCAAATTAGAGCCGCTATGAGTTTGGAAACACCATCTAATCCAGATAGTGCATACCAAAAGATCCAACGTGTTGAGAGACACTTCAACGGTCTAAAGGTTCCAAGGGCTGTTCAAAAGGACTTACCATTTAAATCCCAAATCCACCAAATGAAACcccaaaagaagaagacttATATGGCCAAAAGAGCTGTCGTTTTGGGtggtgatgaaaagaaggcaAGATCGTTTATGCAAAAGGTGTTGACGATCTCAAGAGCCAAGGAtagcaagaaaaaggaacaaaagGCTGATCAACGTAAAGAAAgactaaaaaaattggccaagatggaagaagaaaaggcacAAAaggacaaagaaaagaagaaagaatattttgcCAAGAATGGTAAAAGAACAACCATGGATGGTGACGACGAGTCTCGTCCACGCAAGATGAGAAGATAA